One stretch of Prinia subflava isolate CZ2003 ecotype Zambia chromosome 7, Cam_Psub_1.2, whole genome shotgun sequence DNA includes these proteins:
- the LOC134552760 gene encoding uncharacterized protein LOC134552760: MSAKTAISSAVLFASLLTIAQAWLVPQPQQNVWTVLAKSLGQDHICLNQASAANPMASCLVGIPFKDREMPKMLLGYAQKLRQEAAKMEHNLKHAHYIVAWYNYIKSLPKLENEPQELELLGSARAESCFHIRNDHVQRHHRHFVSSKAHFNTHWCNAVSFSYPPIPPQKSAQVFAHPRQLPRGTFLICGDHAWAGIPSHLSGGPCTFGTLGLFSPNKSQILDWVTQNSTKGAHLLAHSRKKREDYSLKKLADDCDEEIIHWSRSKGIAITVFAPWVAIAKTLGELGHLECWVAKQSRLTSRALSNLLKDEEITRQATLQNRAAIDYLLLLHGHSCEEFEGLCCFNLTSRAKGTREALKQMENMIGDIKQEYGDWLSNLFKGWGISGWTGSILKTVLLIVFVLFVAMASLGLMKKMLQNLISSSTSPLKAEVHRVAVEVGPEVFKEEEESFVDEDEQAEQLEIIVEEVRSFPREQWPTQQQWFAESYPRSEHLVDPPQFGYLR; encoded by the coding sequence ATGAGCGCCAAGACTGCCATCAGTTCAGCCGTCCTCTTCGCCAGTCTCCTGACCATCGCCCAGGCGTGGCTCGTCCCCCAGCCACAACAGAACGTCTGGACTGTCTTGGCCAAATCACTGGGCCAAGACCACATATGTCTCAACCAAGCGAGTGCCGCGAATCCCATGGcatcctgcctcgtggggatcccatttaaagatcgtgagatgcccaagatgcttctaggttatgctcaaaaacttagacaagaagctgctaaaatggagcataacctaaagcatgcccattacatcgtcgcgtggtacaattatattaaaagtcttccaaagttagaaaacgagcctcaggagctggagcttctaGGTTCCGCCAGAGCcgaatcttgttttcatatccGTAACGACCACGTCCAGCGTCACCACCgtcattttgtctcctccaaagcccattttaatacTCATTGGTGTAACGCTGTGTCCTTTAGTTATCCtccaatccctccccaaaaatcagcccaagtcTTTGCCCATCCCCGCCAGCTTCCTAGGGGAACATTCTTGATTTGCGGAGACCACgcatgggcaggtatcccctctcacctctccggaggcccgtgcacctttgggaccctcggattgttttcacccaacaaatcacaaattttggattggGTTACACAAAATTCTACAAAGGGTGCACATCTATTGGCACActctagaaagaagagagaagactactctctcaaaaaattggCAGACGATTGCGATGAGGAAATTATCCATTGGAGCAGATCTAAAGGCATCGCAATCACAGTATTTGCGCCGTGGGTCGCCATTGCTAAGACCCTCGGAGAATTAGGCCATTTGGAATGTTGGGTAGCTAAGCAATCCCGTTTGACTTCTAGGGCCCTAtcaaacctcctgaaagatgaggaaattacgaggcaggcaaccctccagaatcgtgcagccatcgattacctcctgctcctccacggtcactcgtgtgaggagtttgaggggctctgctgctttaatttgacatcTAGGGCCAAGGGGACTCGCGAGGcactcaaacaaatggaaaacatgatagGAGACATCAAGCAAGAATACGGGGACTGGCTCAGTAATTTGTTCAAGGGATGGGGGATCTCGGGTTGGACGGGATCGATTCTTAaaactgttctgttaattgtttttgtgctttttgttgctatggccagccttggactaatgaaaaagatgttgcagaatttgatttcttcctccacatcaccACTCAAAGCTGAAGTCCACCGAGTAGCCGTTGAAGTAggcccagaagtgttcaaggaagaggaggaaagcttcgttgatgaggacgagcaggctgaacagcttgaaatcaTCGTGGAAGAAGTGCGCAGCTTTCCTCGAGAACAATGGCCTActcaacagcagtggtttgcagaaTCATACCCACGTTCTGAACACCTGGTGGACCCCCCTCAATTCGGATATCTGAGATAG